The sequence below is a genomic window from Bacillota bacterium.
ATATTAGTATCGGCATTTTGCGTCTCCATTGGAATCCTCCGGGAGGGGTATGACTCGAGACGCCACGGAGAGTACAAACCTTGGATCGGTGCGCTCTTTCGTAGCATAACTATATAATTTACGCCTCTATATTGCAATATGTGGTGCAACGCTAATCTATGTGGTGTAATGTATAATTAAAGCCTTGTGAGCGGGGCTTCCCCCTGCAAGATCACTCCGGGGCCCTGGGGGCACCACGGTACCACACTTCTTGCACCACACTTCTTGCTGACTTTCGTCGAGATTTATGTTACAATACCTCTAGCGCTTGTCCAGTGAAGAGATAGTGGAAGGCGAGAAGCCTCGGATTCCGGAGGATGGGATCGTATTGAGGAGGATATTTTCAGCGATCTTGCGCGTTTCACCGCGGGTTCTACTCCTATGTTCCATTCTTGGGCTGGCCCTTGCTCTACTGAGCGGTTGCGGCTTGTGGCCTGCCCGATCGGGACAGGGCGGTGCCCACCAGTCCATCACCCTTGCGGGGTCCACATCAGTCCAGCCCTTTGCCGAGCTCCTGGCGGATGAGTTTATGAAGGAGCGCCCGGGCTTGATCGTGAATGTCCAGGGCGGCGGGTCGAGCGCCGGCGCCAGGGCAGCCCTCACGGGCGTCGCCCAGATCGGCATGTTATCGCGGGAGCTCGAAGGCGAGGAGAAATCCCTGAACCGCATAGTCATCGCCCGGGATGCGATAGCGATTGTCGTGCACCCATCCAATCCCATTGGTGACCTCAGCGTGGCCCAGGTCCGGGCCATTTTCGCCGGTGACGTTACAGACTGGTCGCAGGTCGGGGGGCCAGGTCGCGAGATCCATGTCATTAGCCGTGAGGAGGGGTCGGGGACCCGCGGTTCCTTTGATGAGATGATCATGAGGGGCGCCGAGGTGACGCCCGGAGCTGTCGTCCAGGATTCGAACGGGGCCGTGCGCGAGACCGTGGCTGGTGACCCTTCGGCGATAGGTTATCTGTCGCTGGGGCTCGTGGACGCGAGGGTAAAGGGCGTCAAAATCTCGGGGGTAGCCCCGACCGTTGAGAACGTGGAGAAAGGGACCTATCACATAGTAAGGCCTTTCCTTTTTACGACGCGGGGTCGTCCAAGCGCGGTAGCTCAGGAATTCATAGACTTCGCCCTGAGCAAGACCGGTCAGAGGCACCTGGCAGCTGAAGGCCTGGTCCCAGTTGTTCCCATGGATTCTATCGATTGACACACGCCGATGATATATGACACGCTGGCGATATGATACACCGGTGATATGATGCTGATACGGATGCTGGTGCGCCGGTGATACGTCGGTGATGCTCCGATCGATACCCTTTTGATTGTTTAATGGGGGAGTCTGGTGGTCCGGTGCGTTACAAGGAAGCGATTATCGAGAAGCTGTTGGTCGTGGTCGCACTCTCAGCTATAGCCGTGCTCGGCCTCATCATCCTCTTTATTTTCAAGGAGGGTTCGCCCCTAATGGCCAGGGTTGGCTTGATCCGTTTCATCGCCGGTGCGAAGTGGGCGCCAAGCCGCGGTATATTTGGCATCCTCCCGATGATCTGGGGGTCTATATGGGTGACGGCCGGGGCGCTCGCCATAGGGGTCCCCCTGGGTCTCGCCTGCGCGATCTTCCTCGCCGAGATGGCGTCCGGCAGGGTCAGCGCGATTTTAAAGCCGGCGGTCGAGCTCCTGGCGGGCATCCCCTCGGTGGTCTATGGCTTTATAGGCCTTGTCGTCCTGGTCCCATTCATCAGGAAATGGCTTGGCGGGCCAGGTTTCTCAGTGCTCGCGGCTGCGATCGTGCTCGGGATAATGATCCTCCCGACCATCATAAGCATATCCTTTGATGCCTTCAAGGCGGTGCCAGCCGCGTACAGGGATGGGATGCTGGCCCTCGGCGCCACAAGGTGGCAGGCCATACGGATGGTTATCCTGCCTGCTGCGAGACCGGGGATTGTTGCCGCGGTGATCCTGGGGATGGGGCGGGCTGTGGGGGAGACCATGGCGGTGATAATGGTCGCCGGGAATGCCACGAAGATACCTTCATCCATCCTGGCTCCGGTGAGGACCCTGACCAGTAATATAGCCCTCGAGATGGGCTATGCGGCGGGGGAGCACAGGGAGGCGCTCTTTGCCACGGGCATAGTTCTCTTTATCGTTATTGCTCTCTTGAATCTTGCGGCGCGCCTGTTCGCAACGGGCGGGAGGGTCTCGCGGTGATGAACGCAGTTCCAGTTGTGCCAGTTACAGTTATGCTAGTTATGAGAGATGAAAATATGAGAGATGGAAATATGAAAGAAAGATAGAGATATGATGAGAGATATGAAAGGTGAAGATAGAAAAAAAGATGAAAACGAGGGGAAGAAGGTCAACCAGCATGTCGTAAACGCTAGGGCCACAGCCCTCTTCGCGGGCGCGACTGCGCTAACAGTCGGTCTCTTGATATTTATAATCGCCTATATTCTGAGCCGGGGGTTCCATATGATAACTCCCGCCTTCCTTTTCGAGACCCCGCGTCAGATGGGGCGGGCCGGCGGCATCTATCCCGCCATAATCGGGACTATCCTCGTGACCGGGATCGCGGTTATCATAGCGGCCCCGGTCGGCGTCGCGACTGCGATCTACCTTACGGAATATACACGGGAGAGCTGGTTGCCGCGAATCGTGCGTTTCGGCACGGAGAACCTGGCGGGCATACCGTCGATCATCTTTGGGCTGTTCGGCTTTCTTTTCTTTGTGATCTATCTCGACCTGGGCTGGTCCATACTGTCCGGCGCCCTCACCCTCTCGGCGATGATCCTCCCAACCATAGTCCGGACCTCGGAGGAGGCCATCAAGGCTGTACCCAATGCCTACCGGGAGATAAGCTACGCCCTTGGCTCGACTCGGTGGCAGACTGTAACCGGGGTCATTCTCCCCACCGCGCTCCCGGGCATAGTGACAGGGGTAGTGTTGGCCATCGGGAGGAGCATCGGTGAAACGGCCGCGGTGATATTTACGGCCGGGGCCTCATTGAGGCTGCCCGAATCGCTCCTGGACCCCGTCCGGACGCTCCCCGTCCACTTCTATATCCTCGCCCGCGAGGGGATATCCATGGATAACGCTTACGGGACGGCTGCGGTGTTGATACTCCTGATCCTCGCCATAAATATCGCGGCTTACTCCATCATGAACCGCTTCGTCGCGAGAAGCAGGTAGGAATTGGGTAGGCAGGTAGGATCATAAATACGAGGTCGAGGGGTAGATGGTATTCATGATAGACGATGGGATGATGGGCTCTCCCGAGGTCAAGATCCTGGCGAGGGATTTCAAGTTTTATTACGGCCAGCACTGCGCCTTGAAGGGGATCAATCTCGAGATCCAGCGCAACAAGCTCCTGACAATCATGGGGCCGTCCGGGAGCGGCAAGACAACATTCCTCCGGGCCCTGAACCGTCTCAACGACCTGGTGCCCGGGACGAGGGCCGAGGGCAAGCTCGCAATCGATGCGGTGGATGTCTACAGCCGCGGCGTTGATGTAGCCGACCTGCGGAGGCGGGTAGGGATGGTCTTCGCGCTGCCGGTTGTCCTGCCCATGAGCATATTTGATAACGTGGCTTACGGGCCGCGGAAGCGTGGGATCCGAAACAGGCGAAGGCTTATGGAGATCGCGGAAAAGGCGCTCCGCGATGCCATCCTGTGGGATGAGGTCAAAGACAGGCTGGGGGATCACGCGAGCAGGCTCTCCGGCGGGCAGCAGCAGAGGCTTTCCATCGCCCGCGTCCTCGCCGTGGAACCGGAGATCATCCTATTGGACGAGCCCACATCGGGGCTTGACCCCCTTTCAACGCTCAAGATTGAGGAACTGCTGTGGGAGCTTGTGAAGTCATATACCGTGGTGCTTGTAACCCACAATCCCCTCCAGAGCGCCAGGGTGGGCGGTGAGATAGCATTCTTTCTCATGGGGGAGCTTGTCGAGCGGGGTCCCGCCTCTGATATCTTCACCCACCCGAGGGATAAGAGGACCGAGGACTATGTCTCGGGGAAATTTGGGTGATCATCTGTAACTTCGTTAATCATCTATTTATTATGTGTGTTATCATTTATGCTATCGTTTATGTTATCATCCATGAGGTTTTTATCATTTATGGCTTTTGCGATTTTGTCCTGTAACTTTGTTTAAGGGGAATATTTGGCGATGCCTGGCAATAAACGCGCTGACAAGATAGAGATCAAGGACCTGAACCTTTACTACGGGCCGGTTCACGCCCTGAAGGGGATCACCGTCGGCTTTTCCCAGAATGCAATCACGGCCCTCATCGGGCCGTCGGGATGCGGCAAGTCGACCCTGCTAAGATGCTTGAATCGTATGAATGACGTTATCGAGAATGTAAAAATAGAAGGTATGGTCACGCTTGATGGAGAAGATATATACGCGCCCGGTGTGGATGTGACGCGCTTGCGGAAACGCGTCGGTATGGTTTTCCAGCGGCCGGTTGCCTTTCCAATCTCAATCTATGAGAATGTGGCGTGTGCTGCGCGCGTTCATGGCATCAACGATAAGAGGAGGCTCGACCCTATAGTGGAGGAAAGCCTCCAGCGGGTGGGATTATGGGATGAGGTCAAGGATAGGCTTGGAAGCTCAGCGCTCAATCTATCTCTGGGGCAGCAGCAACAGCTGTGTGTCGCCAGGGTTATCGCCACAGGCCCCGAGGTCATCCTGCTCGATGAGCCGTGTTCGGCGCTGGATCCTGCTTCCACCCTGAAAATCGAGGATTTGATGCGGGAGCTAGAAAAACGCTATACGGTGATCATAGTCACTCATAGCATGCAGCAGGCGGCGAGGGCATCAGATTACACGGTATTTATGCTCGCGGGAGAGATCATAGAATATGGAGTAACGGATGATGTATTCACCTCGCCGAGGGATGGTAGGACTGAAAGCTACGTCACTGGAAGGTTGGGTTGACAGGTTAACCTGGCGGAGAAAGCCTAATATGTGGCAGGGGTGGCAGCCTCATATCAGACTCATATTTATAATATTTATATAAAACCCTGTTAGAAAAGACCCTGTTAGAATTATATGGTGGACTTGGAGGTGTTTCAGGTGGTAACCCCCAGGAAGAAGTTCGATGCCGAGCTCAACGAGCTTGACCAGTCCCTGCTTCGTATGGGCACGATAGCTGAGGAGATGTTGACCAAGG
It includes:
- the pstB gene encoding phosphate ABC transporter ATP-binding protein, with translation MPGNKRADKIEIKDLNLYYGPVHALKGITVGFSQNAITALIGPSGCGKSTLLRCLNRMNDVIENVKIEGMVTLDGEDIYAPGVDVTRLRKRVGMVFQRPVAFPISIYENVACAARVHGINDKRRLDPIVEESLQRVGLWDEVKDRLGSSALNLSLGQQQQLCVARVIATGPEVILLDEPCSALDPASTLKIEDLMRELEKRYTVIIVTHSMQQAARASDYTVFMLAGEIIEYGVTDDVFTSPRDGRTESYVTGRLG
- a CDS encoding phosphate ABC transporter ATP-binding protein, whose protein sequence is MMGSPEVKILARDFKFYYGQHCALKGINLEIQRNKLLTIMGPSGSGKTTFLRALNRLNDLVPGTRAEGKLAIDAVDVYSRGVDVADLRRRVGMVFALPVVLPMSIFDNVAYGPRKRGIRNRRRLMEIAEKALRDAILWDEVKDRLGDHASRLSGGQQQRLSIARVLAVEPEIILLDEPTSGLDPLSTLKIEELLWELVKSYTVVLVTHNPLQSARVGGEIAFFLMGELVERGPASDIFTHPRDKRTEDYVSGKFG
- the pstA gene encoding phosphate ABC transporter permease PstA, translating into MKGEDRKKDENEGKKVNQHVVNARATALFAGATALTVGLLIFIIAYILSRGFHMITPAFLFETPRQMGRAGGIYPAIIGTILVTGIAVIIAAPVGVATAIYLTEYTRESWLPRIVRFGTENLAGIPSIIFGLFGFLFFVIYLDLGWSILSGALTLSAMILPTIVRTSEEAIKAVPNAYREISYALGSTRWQTVTGVILPTALPGIVTGVVLAIGRSIGETAAVIFTAGASLRLPESLLDPVRTLPVHFYILAREGISMDNAYGTAAVLILLILAINIAAYSIMNRFVARSR
- the pstC gene encoding phosphate ABC transporter permease subunit PstC, whose translation is MGESGGPVRYKEAIIEKLLVVVALSAIAVLGLIILFIFKEGSPLMARVGLIRFIAGAKWAPSRGIFGILPMIWGSIWVTAGALAIGVPLGLACAIFLAEMASGRVSAILKPAVELLAGIPSVVYGFIGLVVLVPFIRKWLGGPGFSVLAAAIVLGIMILPTIISISFDAFKAVPAAYRDGMLALGATRWQAIRMVILPAARPGIVAAVILGMGRAVGETMAVIMVAGNATKIPSSILAPVRTLTSNIALEMGYAAGEHREALFATGIVLFIVIALLNLAARLFATGGRVSR
- a CDS encoding phosphate ABC transporter substrate-binding protein, translating into MRVSPRVLLLCSILGLALALLSGCGLWPARSGQGGAHQSITLAGSTSVQPFAELLADEFMKERPGLIVNVQGGGSSAGARAALTGVAQIGMLSRELEGEEKSLNRIVIARDAIAIVVHPSNPIGDLSVAQVRAIFAGDVTDWSQVGGPGREIHVISREEGSGTRGSFDEMIMRGAEVTPGAVVQDSNGAVRETVAGDPSAIGYLSLGLVDARVKGVKISGVAPTVENVEKGTYHIVRPFLFTTRGRPSAVAQEFIDFALSKTGQRHLAAEGLVPVVPMDSID